The following coding sequences are from one Sphingomonadaceae bacterium OTU29LAMAA1 window:
- the glmS gene encoding glutamine--fructose-6-phosphate transaminase (isomerizing) → MCGIVGIIGTQDVADRLLDGLKRLEYRGYDSAGIATDHDGRIERRRASGKLVNLAKELAADPLPGTTGIAHTRWATHGGPTTNNAHPHATDEVAVVHNGIIENFKPLRDELIARGRVFTSETDTEVVAHLISEKVEAGIEPIAAVREILPRLHGAFALAILFRKHPELLIGARLGSPLVVGHGEGETYLGSDALALAPLTQRIAYLDEGDWVVCTTEGAQVYDRDNHPVERPITISGITGELVSKGNHRHYMLKEIYEQPIVVAQTLRSYLQRMEERVTLPIPDFDLAGVKRVTIVACGTSYYAGMVAKYWFEQFARVPVDIDVASEFRYRAPVMEPGGLMIVISQSGETADTLAALRHAKSEGQTIAAVVNVPTSSMAREADLLLPTHAGPEIGVASTKAFTCQLAVLAALAANLARAKGKFKDGEEREIVRHLAEAPAALNGALAYDEAIEAMAGVIASARDVLYLGRGTDYPLALEGALKLKEISYIHAEGYAAGEMKHGPIALIDENVPVIVIAPSGPLFDKTVSNMQEVQARGGKVVLISDYDGIQAAGENCIATITMPKVHPLIAPLVYAVPVQLLAYHVAVAKGTDVDQPRNLAKSVTVE, encoded by the coding sequence ATGTGCGGAATTGTTGGAATCATCGGCACCCAGGATGTCGCCGACCGGCTGCTCGACGGCCTCAAGCGGCTGGAATATCGCGGCTACGATTCAGCGGGTATCGCCACCGACCATGATGGCCGGATCGAACGTCGCCGCGCATCGGGCAAGCTGGTCAATCTGGCAAAGGAACTGGCGGCTGACCCGCTACCTGGCACCACCGGCATCGCCCACACCCGCTGGGCTACGCATGGCGGCCCGACCACGAATAACGCCCATCCGCATGCGACCGATGAGGTCGCGGTGGTGCACAATGGCATCATCGAGAATTTCAAGCCGTTGCGCGACGAGCTGATCGCCCGCGGCCGGGTGTTCACCAGTGAGACCGATACCGAGGTGGTTGCACACCTCATCAGCGAAAAGGTCGAAGCAGGTATCGAACCGATCGCGGCGGTGCGTGAAATCCTGCCGCGGCTGCACGGTGCGTTTGCGCTGGCGATCCTGTTCCGCAAGCATCCCGAACTGTTGATCGGTGCGCGCCTCGGCTCGCCATTGGTCGTCGGCCATGGTGAGGGCGAGACGTATCTCGGTTCCGACGCGCTCGCGCTGGCGCCGCTGACGCAGCGGATTGCCTATCTGGACGAGGGCGACTGGGTAGTATGCACCACCGAGGGTGCGCAGGTTTACGATCGCGACAATCATCCCGTAGAACGGCCGATCACCATCTCCGGCATCACCGGCGAACTCGTCAGCAAGGGCAATCACCGCCATTACATGCTGAAGGAGATCTACGAACAGCCGATCGTCGTCGCCCAGACGCTCCGATCCTATCTGCAGCGAATGGAAGAGCGGGTAACCCTGCCGATTCCAGACTTCGACCTTGCTGGCGTCAAGCGCGTCACCATCGTCGCTTGTGGCACGAGCTACTATGCCGGCATGGTCGCCAAATACTGGTTCGAGCAATTCGCGCGCGTGCCGGTCGATATCGATGTCGCCTCCGAATTTCGCTATCGCGCGCCGGTGATGGAGCCGGGTGGCCTGATGATCGTCATCAGCCAGTCCGGCGAGACTGCCGATACGCTCGCGGCGTTGCGCCACGCCAAGTCGGAAGGGCAGACCATCGCCGCGGTGGTCAACGTGCCGACCAGCAGCATGGCGCGCGAGGCGGACCTGCTGCTGCCGACACATGCCGGCCCGGAAATCGGCGTCGCCAGCACCAAGGCGTTCACCTGCCAGCTGGCGGTGCTTGCCGCACTCGCCGCGAACCTTGCCCGCGCCAAGGGCAAGTTCAAGGATGGCGAGGAGCGCGAGATCGTCCGCCATCTCGCCGAAGCTCCGGCGGCACTCAACGGCGCACTGGCTTATGACGAGGCGATCGAGGCGATGGCTGGCGTAATCGCGAGCGCCCGTGACGTGCTGTATCTGGGGCGCGGCACCGATTATCCGCTGGCGCTGGAAGGCGCGCTAAAGCTGAAGGAAATCAGCTACATCCACGCCGAAGGTTACGCGGCAGGCGAGATGAAGCACGGCCCGATCGCACTGATCGACGAGAATGTGCCGGTGATCGTCATCGCGCCGTCCGGTCCCCTGTTCGACAAGACCGTCAGCAATATGCAGGAAGTGCAGGCGCGGGGCGGCAAGGTCGTGCTGATCAGCGATTACGACGGCATCCAGGCGGCGGGCGAGAATTGCATCGCGACCATTACGATGCCGAAGGTTCACCCGCTGATCGCGCCGCTGGTCTATGCTGTGCCGGTGCAGTTGCTGGCATATCACGTCGCGGTGGCGAAGGGAACGGATGTGGATCAGCCGCGCAACCTCGCCAAGTCGGTGACGGTGGAATAA
- a CDS encoding ATP-binding protein, translating to MMSRFVRRLSGAFTIALGTAVGVYLVEGRIDGAAVALVGTVAVALAAMGRGDEGQAVTGHNAPDAEALLGEVLDVIAEPVLLVRSGIVTCANAAAKALLGRHIVGEDVRVAIRHPAAADRLTSGAPLPGRPVELVGLGTPDQRWEMRTGETGDGARIVHLVDQSGNYAAEKMRVDFVANASHELRTPLASILGFIETLNEEAGEDPGLRKRFLDVMFAEAQRMQRLVEDLISLSRIEAEKYRLPGDRLDLGELLEDVAAEIEAARSPRAENVAITIEPDLPHVIGDEAQLSQLLHNLIGNAMKYGRPGSPVIATLGLDRSGLLRLTVTDEGEGIAPQHIPRLTERFYRVDAGRSRSVGGTGLGLAIVKHIVERHRGRLDIASKVGVGTVVTVAIPSADALAGTPTGTAVIKG from the coding sequence ATGATGTCCCGATTCGTCCGACGGCTCAGCGGTGCGTTCACGATCGCGCTCGGCACCGCCGTCGGCGTCTATCTCGTTGAGGGGCGGATCGACGGTGCCGCCGTCGCCCTCGTCGGCACGGTCGCCGTCGCGCTTGCCGCGATGGGCCGCGGCGACGAAGGACAAGCGGTTACCGGCCACAATGCGCCGGATGCCGAAGCGCTGCTTGGCGAGGTGCTCGACGTGATCGCAGAGCCCGTGCTGCTGGTTCGCAGCGGCATCGTCACCTGCGCCAATGCCGCCGCCAAAGCATTGCTCGGCCGCCATATCGTCGGCGAGGACGTCCGCGTTGCGATCCGCCACCCCGCTGCCGCCGACCGGCTGACCTCCGGCGCGCCACTGCCCGGCCGTCCCGTGGAACTCGTCGGGCTCGGCACCCCCGATCAGCGGTGGGAAATGCGCACGGGCGAAACAGGCGATGGCGCGCGGATTGTCCATCTCGTCGATCAGTCGGGCAATTATGCTGCGGAAAAGATGCGCGTCGATTTCGTGGCAAACGCCAGCCATGAACTCCGTACGCCGCTCGCCTCGATCCTCGGCTTCATTGAAACGCTGAACGAAGAAGCCGGCGAGGACCCCGGTCTGCGCAAACGCTTCCTCGACGTGATGTTCGCCGAGGCACAGCGGATGCAGAGACTGGTCGAGGATCTGATCTCGTTATCGCGCATCGAGGCGGAGAAATACCGGCTGCCCGGCGACCGTCTTGATCTCGGCGAATTGCTCGAGGATGTCGCTGCGGAGATCGAGGCGGCGCGCAGCCCACGGGCGGAGAATGTCGCGATCACCATCGAACCCGACCTGCCGCACGTGATCGGCGATGAGGCGCAGCTATCGCAGTTGCTTCACAACCTGATCGGTAATGCGATGAAATACGGACGCCCCGGCTCCCCCGTGATCGCGACGCTCGGCCTCGACCGCTCCGGGCTGCTGCGCCTCACGGTCACCGACGAAGGCGAAGGCATCGCCCCGCAGCACATCCCGCGCCTGACCGAACGCTTCTACCGTGTCGATGCCGGTCGCAGCCGAAGCGTCGGCGGCACCGGATTGGGCCTGGCGATCGTCAAGCACATCGTCGAGCGCCACCGCGGTCGGCTGGACATCGCCAGCAAGGTCGGGGTCGGTACTGTCGTCACCGTCGCGATCCCGTCAGCAGACGCACTTGCCGGCACACCGACCGGAACCGCTGTCATCAAAGGGTAA
- a CDS encoding HAD-IA family hydrolase, whose product MTQNSSLRVPFDIVGFDLDGTLLDTSGDLAAAVNHALASVGRPLLTVEQVKPMIGGGARHMLAQGMAATGGCDDATLDRLHRLLLEYYETHIAVLTIPYPDALDVLDQLAAHGTRLAIVTNKLEGLARKVLEALDLTRRFDCIIGGDTMGPGNAKPSPKPIYEMIARCGGGTAAFVGDSMFDIRAGQAAGLPTVACSFGFMMQPVEELGADAIIHGYTELIPALDRLAVVNG is encoded by the coding sequence ATGACGCAGAATTCATCGCTTCGCGTGCCGTTCGATATCGTCGGATTCGATCTCGACGGTACGCTGCTCGATACCAGCGGCGATCTGGCGGCGGCGGTCAACCATGCGCTGGCATCCGTCGGAAGACCGCTGCTGACCGTAGAGCAGGTCAAGCCGATGATCGGCGGCGGCGCGCGCCACATGCTGGCGCAGGGCATGGCGGCGACCGGCGGCTGCGACGATGCGACACTCGATCGGCTGCACCGGCTACTGCTCGAGTATTACGAAACGCATATCGCCGTCCTGACCATTCCATATCCGGATGCGCTCGACGTGCTCGACCAACTCGCCGCCCACGGCACGCGGCTGGCGATCGTGACAAACAAGCTGGAGGGGCTTGCGCGCAAGGTGCTAGAAGCGCTCGACCTTACCCGCCGGTTCGACTGCATCATCGGCGGCGATACGATGGGGCCCGGCAACGCCAAGCCGTCGCCGAAACCCATTTACGAGATGATCGCCCGCTGCGGCGGCGGGACAGCCGCGTTCGTCGGCGATTCGATGTTCGACATCCGCGCCGGACAGGCCGCCGGCCTGCCGACCGTCGCCTGCTCGTTCGGCTTCATGATGCAGCCGGTGGAGGAACTGGGCGCCGATGCGATCATCCATGGCTACACGGAACTAATCCCTGCACTCGACCGCCTCGCGGTCGTCAACGGCTGA
- a CDS encoding HprK-related kinase A, with protein sequence MRHVFSVRIGPIGFRVGSDWRAPIDQLRELYRYYPAPNLPDFTVRLEATRPWRRWIRPSVRIAGDYTLPEAAPLPLAQGLLAAEMAMNLQLALGGRRYLLLHASCVERDGRAVLMTGESGAGKSTLATLLAAKGWRFMGDEFALIDPDTGLVHAFPRLISLKNAAIDAAIRSQPQARLGPLLVATPKGDIRHMVPDAIAVGAMDEPARPALLLYPRYGFANEIRPVAPSESFVRLTQASTNYVAMGEAGFGALTRLVRETPAHAIDYPDGAAALAQVEALWRTL encoded by the coding sequence ATGAGGCACGTTTTCTCGGTTCGCATCGGCCCGATCGGTTTTCGGGTCGGTAGCGACTGGCGCGCACCGATCGATCAGTTGCGCGAGCTGTATCGTTACTACCCGGCGCCGAACCTGCCCGATTTCACGGTACGGCTGGAAGCGACCCGACCATGGCGGCGCTGGATCCGGCCTTCGGTGCGGATCGCCGGCGACTATACGCTGCCCGAGGCGGCGCCGCTGCCGCTTGCGCAGGGGCTGCTCGCCGCCGAAATGGCGATGAACCTGCAGCTGGCGCTGGGCGGGCGGCGCTATCTGTTGCTGCACGCATCGTGCGTCGAACGCGACGGACGCGCCGTGCTGATGACCGGCGAATCGGGTGCTGGCAAATCGACGCTGGCAACGCTGCTGGCGGCGAAGGGATGGCGGTTCATGGGCGACGAATTCGCGCTGATCGATCCGGATACCGGCCTCGTCCACGCCTTTCCTCGACTGATCAGCCTGAAGAATGCGGCAATCGATGCGGCGATCCGGTCGCAACCGCAGGCCCGGCTGGGGCCGCTGCTGGTGGCGACGCCCAAGGGCGATATTCGCCACATGGTGCCCGATGCGATCGCGGTGGGAGCGATGGACGAGCCTGCCCGGCCGGCGTTGCTGCTGTACCCCCGCTACGGATTCGCGAACGAGATACGGCCGGTGGCACCGAGTGAATCGTTCGTCCGCCTGACGCAGGCGTCCACCAACTACGTCGCGATGGGCGAAGCCGGCTTCGGCGCGCTGACGCGGCTGGTACGCGAAACGCCGGCGCATGCGATCGACTACCCCGATGGCGCAGCGGCCTTAGCGCAGGTGGAGGCGTTGTGGCGGACGCTCTGA
- the glmU gene encoding bifunctional UDP-N-acetylglucosamine diphosphorylase/glucosamine-1-phosphate N-acetyltransferase GlmU → MNDPLAVIILAAGKGTRMKSDLHKVLHPIAGRPMLLHLIDSLDRAGATRRVVVVGASGEQVERAVAATGVEIAWQREQLGTAHAALQAKDALSGFEGIAIVCFGDTPLLATDTVARLAARLQAPDTPAVAVLGFRPADARAYGRVVADADGTIRKMVEYKDASADERAVDLCNSGVTAVRTRDLWRLLESVGNANAAGEYYLPDVVTLAIAEGGKAVCIETGEDEVAGINSRGELAAVEAGWQAARRAQAMADGATLIAPDTVWFAHDTRIGRDVMIAPNVVFGPGVSVADGATIHAFSHIEGASIGPQAEVGPYARLRPGAVLGTASKVGNFVEVKKATLGEGAKVNHLSYIGDAEVGAKANIGAGTITCNYDGFFKYKTSIGAGAFIGSNSALVAPVSVGDGAIVAAGSVLTKDVEAGALALVRPPQVAKSGWATQFRAVMRAKKDK, encoded by the coding sequence ATGAACGATCCTCTTGCCGTCATCATCCTTGCCGCGGGCAAGGGTACGCGGATGAAGTCCGACCTGCACAAGGTGCTGCATCCCATCGCCGGGCGACCGATGCTGCTGCACCTGATCGACAGCCTCGACCGGGCGGGCGCGACCCGGCGCGTCGTCGTCGTCGGCGCATCAGGGGAACAGGTCGAGCGCGCCGTCGCCGCGACCGGGGTCGAGATCGCGTGGCAGCGCGAACAACTCGGCACCGCGCACGCCGCGTTGCAGGCAAAGGATGCGCTGTCGGGGTTTGAGGGGATCGCGATCGTCTGCTTCGGTGACACGCCTTTGCTCGCCACCGATACCGTCGCGCGCCTAGCTGCCCGGCTTCAGGCGCCGGATACGCCCGCCGTCGCAGTGCTCGGGTTTCGCCCTGCCGATGCGCGTGCCTATGGTCGGGTCGTCGCCGATGCTGACGGCACGATCCGCAAGATGGTCGAATATAAGGACGCCAGCGCCGACGAGCGCGCGGTCGACCTGTGCAATTCTGGCGTCACCGCGGTTCGCACCCGCGATCTGTGGCGATTGCTGGAATCGGTCGGCAACGCCAATGCTGCGGGCGAATATTATCTGCCGGACGTCGTGACGCTGGCGATCGCCGAGGGTGGCAAGGCGGTGTGCATCGAGACGGGCGAGGACGAGGTCGCCGGGATCAACAGCCGCGGCGAACTGGCGGCGGTGGAGGCCGGCTGGCAGGCGGCACGACGCGCGCAGGCGATGGCGGACGGCGCGACCCTGATTGCGCCCGACACCGTGTGGTTCGCGCACGATACCCGCATCGGCCGCGACGTGATGATCGCGCCCAACGTCGTTTTCGGACCCGGCGTGAGCGTCGCCGACGGTGCGACCATCCATGCCTTCAGCCATATCGAAGGGGCGTCGATCGGGCCGCAGGCGGAAGTTGGTCCGTATGCCCGCCTGCGACCCGGTGCGGTGCTGGGTACGGCGTCGAAGGTCGGCAACTTCGTCGAGGTAAAGAAGGCTACGCTGGGCGAAGGTGCCAAGGTAAATCATCTGTCGTACATCGGTGACGCCGAAGTGGGTGCGAAGGCGAACATCGGCGCGGGCACGATAACCTGTAACTACGATGGCTTTTTCAAATACAAGACCAGCATCGGGGCGGGAGCATTCATCGGCTCGAACTCGGCGCTGGTCGCTCCGGTATCGGTCGGCGACGGGGCGATCGTCGCTGCCGGCTCGGTGCTGACCAAGGATGTCGAGGCGGGCGCGCTCGCCCTCGTCCGCCCCCCCCAGGTCGCCAAGTCCGGCTGGGCCACGCAATTCCGCGCCGTAATGCGCGCGAAGAAGGACAAGTAA
- a CDS encoding nucleotidyltransferase family protein codes for MADALILARALADPQSLALDTDWVGLITTARAEQLLGTLAYRLDGLPLPEEVALLLADARTSAENGRRTALWEAEMARRALARLGCPVVLLKGTAFVAAGLSAGRGRSVGDLDILVPRASLDAVEAALIEAGWEWVKPDPYDEDYYRRWMHELPPLIHRDRDRMIDVHHTVLPLTARITPDAASLIAEALPLGNGLSVLSPQDMLVHASAHLFADGDLAGGLRNLWDVHCLIDEHGTDGLAVRARHHGLKREVGRALRLSGLLFGTPVPDDRQRWSDALYLRRLLARDDWGRPIRPLTRLAFYIRSHWLRMPPAMLARHLWAKWRRGGVSR; via the coding sequence GTGGCGGACGCTCTGATCCTCGCCCGTGCACTTGCCGATCCGCAGTCCCTGGCACTCGATACCGATTGGGTCGGATTGATCACCACCGCGCGCGCCGAGCAATTGCTGGGAACGCTGGCATATCGGCTGGACGGATTGCCGCTGCCTGAGGAAGTGGCGCTGCTGTTGGCAGATGCGCGGACGTCGGCGGAGAATGGTCGACGGACGGCCCTGTGGGAGGCGGAGATGGCGCGGCGGGCGCTGGCGCGCCTCGGCTGCCCGGTGGTGTTGCTGAAGGGTACTGCCTTCGTCGCTGCGGGGCTGTCGGCGGGGAGAGGGCGGTCGGTCGGCGACCTCGATATTCTGGTGCCGCGGGCGTCGCTGGACGCAGTCGAGGCCGCGCTGATCGAGGCGGGATGGGAATGGGTGAAGCCCGATCCGTACGACGAGGATTACTACCGGCGCTGGATGCACGAGCTGCCGCCGCTGATCCATCGGGACCGTGACCGGATGATCGACGTGCATCATACCGTTCTGCCGCTGACCGCGCGGATCACGCCCGATGCGGCGAGTCTGATCGCGGAAGCGCTGCCGCTGGGCAACGGGCTGTCGGTACTGTCGCCGCAGGACATGCTGGTGCACGCCTCGGCGCATCTGTTCGCGGACGGCGATCTGGCGGGGGGCTTGCGCAACCTGTGGGACGTGCACTGCCTGATCGACGAGCATGGCACCGACGGACTGGCTGTGCGGGCACGGCATCACGGCCTGAAGCGCGAGGTAGGGCGAGCATTGCGGTTGAGCGGGCTTCTGTTCGGCACGCCGGTGCCTGACGATCGGCAACGGTGGTCGGATGCGCTATACCTGCGACGTCTGCTTGCCCGCGACGATTGGGGGCGGCCGATCCGCCCGCTGACGCGGCTCGCCTTCTATATCCGGTCGCACTGGCTGCGCATGCCGCCGGCGATGCTCGCCCGGCATCTATGGGCAAAGTGGCGGCGTGGCGGGGTCAGCCGTTGA
- a CDS encoding substrate-binding domain-containing protein — protein MGKRILFFGLTLCLAGCQDQANGGGGGSRDQITAVGSSTVYPFTTLVAESFVANNPDAKAPVIESTGTGAGMKLFCAGVGAGHPDIEDASRRMKRSEYAACRNNGVGPVMEVQVGIDGIAFAEAKNGPGMTLTPADLYRALAAAPLGRPNTAKVWRDVNPALPATPIQVYGPPATSGTRDALAELILTRGCETINPRAKTLDPEAHKALCTRVREDGVYVDAGENDNLIVQKLAANPNAIGVFGYSYLEQNLGTVDGVAIDGVKPTYATIAAGAYPGSRPLYVYVKKAHLRAIPGLTTFLKLYAAAWGPDGPLVRRGLIAAPEAVRAKAAAVVANETPLNPAELGS, from the coding sequence GTGGGCAAGCGAATTCTCTTTTTTGGTCTGACGCTGTGCCTCGCGGGCTGTCAGGATCAGGCGAACGGCGGCGGTGGCGGATCGCGCGATCAGATCACCGCGGTCGGATCGTCCACCGTCTATCCCTTCACCACCCTCGTCGCCGAATCCTTCGTCGCCAACAATCCCGATGCGAAGGCGCCGGTGATCGAATCGACCGGCACCGGTGCGGGCATGAAGCTGTTCTGCGCCGGCGTGGGCGCGGGCCACCCGGATATCGAGGACGCGTCGCGCCGGATGAAGCGCAGCGAATATGCCGCCTGTCGGAATAACGGCGTCGGCCCGGTCATGGAGGTGCAGGTCGGCATCGACGGCATCGCCTTTGCCGAGGCGAAGAACGGGCCGGGGATGACCCTGACGCCCGCCGACCTCTATCGCGCGCTGGCCGCAGCGCCACTCGGTCGCCCCAATACCGCGAAGGTCTGGCGCGACGTCAACCCGGCGCTGCCGGCGACACCGATCCAGGTCTATGGCCCACCGGCGACCAGCGGCACCCGGGATGCCCTTGCCGAACTGATCCTGACGCGCGGATGCGAGACGATCAACCCGCGCGCGAAGACGCTCGACCCGGAGGCGCACAAGGCGCTGTGCACGCGGGTGCGCGAGGATGGCGTCTATGTCGATGCCGGCGAGAACGACAATCTGATCGTCCAGAAACTCGCCGCCAATCCGAACGCGATCGGCGTGTTCGGTTACAGCTACCTCGAACAGAATCTCGGCACCGTGGACGGCGTCGCGATCGACGGCGTGAAGCCGACCTATGCGACGATCGCCGCGGGCGCCTACCCCGGATCGCGCCCGCTCTACGTGTACGTCAAGAAGGCGCACCTCCGCGCCATCCCGGGCCTCACGACCTTCCTGAAGCTGTATGCCGCCGCCTGGGGGCCGGACGGCCCGCTGGTCCGCCGCGGCCTGATCGCCGCACCGGAAGCGGTGCGGGCGAAGGCGGCAGCGGTGGTGGCGAACGAGACGCCGCTGAACCCGGCGGAGCTGGGGTCGTGA
- a CDS encoding HPr-rel-A system PqqD family peptide chaperone: MRYRAPRPEALLTADLDAFTAVFHRPSGITHLLASPAREIVDALAADALDLDALLIRLTERFDLTDAGPDALAARLDELIDAGLVEPV; encoded by the coding sequence TTGCGGTACCGCGCCCCGCGGCCAGAGGCGCTGCTGACCGCCGACCTCGATGCCTTCACAGCCGTGTTCCACCGTCCGTCCGGAATCACGCATCTGCTCGCGAGTCCCGCGCGCGAGATCGTCGACGCGCTTGCAGCCGACGCATTGGACCTCGATGCGCTGCTGATACGCCTGACCGAGCGGTTTGACCTTACCGACGCCGGCCCGGATGCGTTGGCGGCACGGCTGGACGAGCTGATCGATGCGGGACTCGTCGAGCCGGTATGA